The following DNA comes from Papaver somniferum cultivar HN1 chromosome 4, ASM357369v1, whole genome shotgun sequence.
aactgtccatttcacccacgaattgttgatttattttggtctttttaaccaattttgtgatttttttatcacaaaattggtcaaaaagaccaaaacacaaaattcctgggtgaaatagattcttagcttttgatactgtttatatagccaaacatcagaaatatactgtttatatcgccaatttggatatttggcccaggaaaattaaaataaaaaaatatgtcttatCTAAAATAGTTTCTCTTTTCAAAACCTCCCCGTCCCGGCAGAGCTCGTTTATTCCTCACCTGCAGAATTCGATCAAAGTTTCAGAGCTCGTGTCTTTTTCAGATCTGGTTGATCAATCATGGTGATTAATGACTGTTGAATAGTTTGTTGAATCGAAGTTTCAATTGGAGTTTCAACTGTTGAATCGAAGTTTCTCTtgtgagttcttttttttttcttttttaaactttCTTAAAAAATCTGCATAAAAAGTCTGCATAACTAGATATGCAGTACCATAAAAATCTGCATAACTAGCTATGCAGTACAAATAAAatgtgcataacatgttatgcagtacaaaaacaagttatgcagtacaaaatgtGCATAACAAAATATGcattacaaataaaataaatgtacataatatcttttttttttccagctttggttggctgagcacTCTAACATAGCTGAGATATCATCATCATACATTGTCAAGGTCAATCCCAATGCTACACCAAGAGCTGCAAGGTGGgactttgcagcaatgaagaaagcaattCTCAAGAAGCATATTTCAAGCTTAGAAGTACTTGTTTATGAACCTTAAGaatgaatgtatatttcaagcatatgaaagcaaacatgcagaactgcataacttattatgcataacttgtttaactgcataaaatacgaacattgtttaactgcataacatcttatgcagatccaaaaataactgcatggcctgttatgcattgtttagagtatctgcataacttgttatgcatataagaagtgttattgtttttgttaagcattccctgcgtcacttattgttttaatgcataacatcttatgcagatccaacattgacagcatgacaagttatgcattgtttaggttatctgcataagtagttatgcatataaaagggtttttacgccttccctgcgtcacttattgttttaatgcataacatcttatgcagatccaacattgacagcatgacaagttatgcattgtttagcttatctgcataagtagttatgcatatacattttttttacgccttccctgcgtcacttattgtttaactgcataacatcttatgcagatccaacattgacagcatgacctgttatgcattgtttaggttatccgtataagtagttatgcatataaaagggtttttacgccttcaatgcgtcacttattgttttaatgcataacatcttatgcagatccaacattgacagcatgacaagttatgcattgtttaggttatctgcataagtagttatacatataaaagggtttttacgccttccctgcgtcacttattgttttaatgcataacatcttatgcagatccaacattgacagcatgacaagttatgcattgtttaggttatctgcataagtagttatgcatataaatttttttttacgccttccctgcgtcacttattgtttaactgcataacatcttatgcagatccaacattgacagcatgacctgttatgcattgtttaggttatctgcataagtagttatgcatataaaaggttttttacgccttccctgcgtcacttaatgttttaatgcataacatcttatgcagatccaacattgacagcatgacaagttatgcattgtttaggttatctgcataagtagttatgcatataaattttttttacgccttccctgcgtcacttattgtttaactgcataacatcttatgcagatccaacatcgacagcatgacctgttatgcattgtttaggttatctgcataattagttatgcatataaatttttttttacgccttccctgcgtcacttattttggatcttatgcagatccaaaattaactgaatgacctgttatgcattgtttaggttatctgcataagtagttatgctatTGCTTCCTGCAACAATTTGGCACAAAACCAGTTAAATCATATTTTTAAATATGGATGAAACTCAATTATATCATATCTTCAAagctagatgaaaaccagtttctgcAGGATTCAGATGAAACCCAGTTACATCCTATATATTTTGAAGCCCTGATTCTTCAAATTGATTTAAAACCCTGATTCTTCACTGAACTGATAGATTGATTGAAACCCTAGAAACCTCTGATGTTGTAGAGTAGTGTTGATGGTGTTTGAAAACGGTTAATGAAAACCAATTTCACGAAAGTGTTGACGGTGAATGAAACCCAATTTCATGAAGGTGTTGAAGGTTGATGAAACTAGCAGACGGTGGAGGAAACTGATTTTCGGATGGTTTCTGATGAATCTGCTACTGTTGATGGTTAGGAGACGGTGCAGGAAATCGATTTCTGATGGTTTTTGGTGTAGGGAAACAGTGGACGAATTTGTTCCTCTTCTAGTTTGTGAGAAGATGAATAAGAAGGATGTTGGCGGTTTTCATCTGAAGAGAGAAGGAGAACGTGGTTTTGTTGAGGAGACGGAGAACGTGCAGTTACAAAAGGGTAATTGGGTCAGTTTCAATTAAAAAGTTGaactgtccatttgacccagacgaAACTTCTACCAGTCCATATGGCCCAGAAAACTTGtgtttttggctatatagcccatttcctGTTTTTTTATCGGCCTTAGACTCTTAGTTCATTCATTGGGACATACCGTTCGGGCAAACCCACGTTGAATCGCCTTTAGGTGACTTAAACAACTGTTAAGTAGTATTTTGGAATACAAAGAGAAACTGTATACATACGACGACCTTTATAATGTCAGGAAAATAATGTAGTTTTAACCATATATAAGACCGACCGTTTTCAGACATAATTGTGTGGATACGACACTTATACTTAGAAGTAAATTATCAGACGTTAATTTGTATACGAAAGAGATTCGTTTATTTTGCAAAACACTCCAATCTAACGGGTCTCCATCCCCATTTTCTCTTTGTCTCGCTGATAAGATCGATTCAAACTAAACCATTAATTATGGCACACAGAAAATCCGAATTACTACATAATTTATTGTTCTAGATTCCTAAATACAAAGAATTTTCAATTCAAAGAATAATGCTCAAATAGAATTTTCTTTATTTACTGATACCTTCTTACTCAAAAAGTTTAAGTGTAATATTCAACTCTGAGACCATCATTTTGGTAAACAAATGGAAACCTATTTACTTATATAATGACAGAGATTCCATTGAAATTTATTGAAACATAGAATCTAATAAAATCAAATTTAGTGGTCTTTCCATATGCATCTATCTTAGATACATTGTCTCGAAAAGTTTAATGAATAAAGATCCCGGAAAATCCTAATGACCTTATCTATAATGATATGTACATTGAACATATATACACAATTAATTCCCTAAAACGATTTAATACATCGAGCAAATATACTTAAGTAATTaaaatcataatcatcatcaaaagCAGACCACAATCTTTTTTGGACCCAATAACATGATGCCACCTTGGTCCCGTGCTCCTACTGTTATTATTATCACTATgtgtattttcttatttttcctcTAATAAATACAACaaatttcatttaattatttttttcccttttttccgtAAGTGTTATTTTTGTGTCCACTGAAAAGCACGTAGAGTAGAGTGAGAGTATCTTTCTCATACGCTTGAAATGGAAGCAAAGGCAACCAAAGTGGATGAGGTGGCGTTATCTGAAGATGACACCCCACGTGCCACATAGATTTCATGTCTCTTCACACGTGTGTATAGTTTCCATCTTCGGATTTtccaaacacaaaattggttaaaaagaccaaaatcaacaatttctgagtgaaatggacagttagattttgataccatttaaatggaaaaaaatgtaaaaataggcagggtgtaaccagtttcatcgtgctcatttttaaatactttttcttatttttaatttacacaggatgtatctagtttcatccttgttattttttaaatttaagcaaggatgaaaccagtttcatcattattattctttttttggccatttcactcaAACTATTTTTTGCTCGTACATTTGattcgtgatttaaaaatatttgggcaaATGATTCATTTTCCCTTTTCCAAATGCCAGTAaagagcctagttagtaagttcgcgaatgattcgcgaatcattcgcgaatttttccgtatcacgaattttaccgttttattcgcgtacgtttgcaactccgaacccaagtcgcgtattatgtggcattcccggattattcgcgaatcgttcacgaattttacgtatcccgaatgatacgttcacttaattcgccataaattctttagcttttacttttcaaagactccactttttgggctttactgcctcccgaacatacacgaccgaatattagacgtgttgtaatttttatgaaacaaaaacgactgaagagatttgaaggtgaaggtgagagagatctcaaactcactaaccaagcatctaaaccaccatacgacgtccttttggataactaatgttgtatatattattaatatcatcatattgagtttatttttccttaaataactcacacatatgcataaaaattggtccatgaccttataaatacaaattatttgttatatatagataccgaattttcagagccgaactcacatttataaatcgaattatacacgtacgtatgccgttccgaattaatgacgaatcacgtcccgttgaccgaattttggaccgaatctgaattttacaaaaccgtataatactcgtacgtttgccgttccgtacatttgccgaatcccgaattactaactagggtaAAGAGAGATGTCGAGGAAGGAGGAGTGGAGCCAAAATAACCAATTCCTTGTTTTCTTGTGGGGAAGGGAGGCTGGGTAGACTATTATAAAAGCGTAGGTGTTGTTGTTTATTCATTCTTCaatctctcatttttttttcctctctagtTGCTCtctatctctctttctctctggATCTTTCATTTTGTCTCTACACATACATCACCACACACATTTGTTTGTttcttccttttgaatacttCTTGGCAACCACCAATATAAATTAACCCAGACTGATCATTCATTCATATAGAGAAAGAAGATTAAGCAAAATTTTAAGGATATGGGAAGGCAACCTTGTTGTGAAAAAGTAGGGTTGAAGAAAGGGCCATGGACAGCTGAAGAAGATAAGAAGCTTATCAACTTCATTCTAACTAATGGCCAATGCTGTTGGAGAGCTGTTCCTAAACTTGCAGGTCCATTCTCTAATCAACATTCAAAACTTTTTGCTTTCTATCTTTCTTTCTGGGTTTTCAATCATAACCCAGTATATTCGCCAAAAAGACTTAGAAAATTAATTAagattgaaaaaaagaaaaaaagatcaccttttcattaattaaaaaggttttgataattttttttttcttcctttactCTTTTTTTTGCAATTGACTGATAGATTTTACGTGTTTTTTTTCCCACAGGACTGTTAAGGTGCGGCAAAAGTTGCAGATTAAGATGGACGAATTACCTGAGGCCTGATCTGAAGAGAGGTTTATTGTCAGAATCTGAAGAACAAATGGTTATCGATCTCCATGCTCGTCTTGGCAATAGGTATGCTACAAACATATTTCACACATAAATTCCGATCGAATATACTTGTATTGTATTCTACCAAGAGGCATGTTTCTATTCGCCATATATTTATTATACGTACAGTTGCAAAGTTAATTAAGGTGGTTTAGAATGCCGGTTGGGGAGAGTTGGTAGGAAGTATTCATACTTAATATTCTTCCCGTCAACCTCTGACAATGAGGTTCTTACCAAATAATTGCACATCTTATAAGCCAATTATGTGTTTCTCACTAATTAAGTATAATTTCTATTGATTTCTTGATTTTTATATATGGTTCTTAACTTTTAATTAATCAGTTTTCTGTTGATAATAACAGATGGTCAAAGATTGCATCCAATCTCCCTGGTCGAACTGATAATGAAATCAAGAACCACTGGAACACCCACATCAAGAAGAAGCTAAAGAAAATGGGAATTGATCCTCTTACTCATCAACCACTGGTTCCTGCCGCAACCTCCACCACAAATGttgataatcatcatcttcagaagccaAACCAGCAATATTCTCCAGTTATTGATATTACTGAATCTGGAACTGAGAATTCTCAGCATTCATCCATGACTGATGATGATCAAACCAAAGGTGTCGAATTAGAAACGAATACGACAGGAAACAGCGACGGGTTTTGTACGGATGAAGTTCCGTTGATTCAACCTCATGAAATACTAGTGAACTGTAATCAGAAGAATAATAATTCTTCATCCTCTGTTACTTCTTCATCAGCATCGtcgtcatcatcttcttcatcgtctgaGATTAATGAAGAATTAGGATTTCCAAATTTGGATTGGCCTGAATATACAAATATGGTAAGTGGTGGCGGAATTTGGGACGATTTTAACTGTTGGGAATATCTTTGTGATGATTTATTGCTGGATGGATCAAGCAGAAAACTATCCGTCAATAATAATATCAACACCCAGCATGATCTTAGTTTCAATCATTATGATCAATACCATAGAAACAACATTTTGGAAGAAGAAGCTTGGAAATTTGAGCTCCTGTAGAGGTTTTAATAGCATTTGTGACGGAATTTTGGGGTTCATTGTTTGTAACTTGATCAAGGTTTATTATTACAGAGAAACacaacaagaaaaataacaactcATCTTTGATTTCCCcccctctctttttctttttactgtTAATTACACacttaaatttattttatttcactgtatattttcttggtaaaattactttctttctcttttcataatcaaaaaataaatgaaaaaacaGTGAGAAAGGTGATGTAATCTTGAGGTTTGctttgaattatttatttatttttaataataaagtcAGCCTCGTTTTGATTGAACGAAATATTGTTGAAATGGTAAGACAATTATATTGTATCAACCTACCTAACCCCGTTTCTTCAAGAGAGACATTTTCATTATTTGCATTCAttttatttaaaaattaaatttgatTTTTTCGTTTCTTACAGCAGGGACTGAACTGAGCTGTGCTCTAGGCTCTAGCCACCTCAAAGCATTTAGAGAGTGTCCTGATATCATATTTTCACCACTGCTAAATTGGATCAAGATTTAACAATAGTAAGCACATAAATGATCGTTTTGGAAAATACACCTTTATATACATTCATGATTCATCTTTTCTCAAGGGATAAATTCACAATaagttttcagaaaaaatattctagAATAAACTTCTACTTCTGATGACCAAATAAACTTCTACTTCTGATGACCAAACCAAATATCAACGGACCCATCATATTTTAGTGCCAAACATGTACTTAAGTTTGGCGCTTGGTCTCCAGTGATTCAATATTAACCTTTAAATCATTCTAAGCCACTTAGGTGTGACCAACATTACGTTCCAAGGTAAATACAAGCACTCCAGAATGTTCACTGATGCTGGTCATTTGGATCAAATTATTCTGAAAACATTCCTCTAAGCTTGCTGTTACTTAACTCGAATGTAGTGATCCGACACTGAGTAATTTAGTTTAACTTAGTTTCTTTCTGTTTGGGGATGTTCTCTGTTTATCTTAGCTCCTTGTAGTTACTTTGTACATCTTTCTGCGTTGCCATCCTTTTGTGGTAGCCCAAGTGATGAGCCCTCCAGCCACCCCCAGTTTCTAAAACGTACTCAAATTTCTAGTTTTCAACGGTTTTTTATTTGGAAAAAGAACTCAGCTCCCACCCTCTCCCCGTCGTGTCCTTTTCGTGACAACAGAAAAAACATTATCTGCTCTACTTTAGCTCGGATAATGTCTGTTCGACAATCTTAACGGGCATGATCATTGgatcttttcttattttatggtAGTATATCCGGTTGTCAGTCTGAAATCAAGAAGTATGACACATTCTTATAACCATCCTTTTTTACTCAAATGGTGTTTCTTCTCAGGTAACTTACTCAATGATGAGGAATTTCTTTAGTTTTTCGAGTTTGATTAGTATCGTACAACCTTGTACGACCTGGTTACATTTAAGGACCACGATAGTTAGAAGAATGAATCACTCTTGTTAGTTTAAGATTGAATAGTATTTTTCAATGGCTTAAGATTCTTTTAAGACTAAAACAACTAAAAATATTTTAAGATTGAATAACGTTAATTGGTTAGATTTTAAGGACCACAGAGGTTGACAAAATTACTCTCCATAGTTTAGGATTGATTAGTATTTTTGTCAAAAATTCCTTTAGGTTATTGCAAAGGGCaacggaaaaaaaagaaaaaaaccgtcACAAGTTGCACAACATTACTACCAAATATCAACCTAAAATTTGTTGGCATAAGAACACATATTATTGGAACAAATTTGATGGAGCACGACGGATAATGATTGATCCAACAGCTAAAGGTTGGGAAATTCTAAGAACCTAACCCCTCGAGTTAAGAGCATCACAATATTGGGTTTAAaaaacataaaattggttaaaaagatcaaaatcaacaatttttctGGGTAAAAaatacatgtaaaatttgatctgTTTAAATAGACgataatgtaaaaatagccacgatgtaaacagtttcatcctaccaatttcaaatactttttttttcttatttttaatttacatcaggatgcatcaagtttcatcctcgctcttttttaagtttaagtcaggatgaatccagtttcattcttgccaTTTTTTTAATgtctatttcacccatactaatttggagttttaaaaatatttgaacaaatgatccattttccgtttaAAATATGGCATAGTGGAAGAATGCAAATTTTCATATGCACGTAGTGTTGGTTTTATGCACACACCCAACGCAAAATAGTAGACTGTTTGGTGAGGTGAGGATTAAACGTAAGTTATAACCAAGCGTCACTTTCCGTTCGGATCAAGTTCAAACTATTTACCAGGCAAACTTACTGGGTAATTTTCACTTCACTGTTaaataaaacacaaaattggttaaaaagatcaaaatcaataatttctgggtgaaaaagacatctagattttgatactgtttaaatggataaaaatataaaaatagtcaggatgtgaacagtttcatcctgcccattttcaaatactttttcttatttttaatttacacaggatgcatccagtttcatccttactattttttaagtttaagccaggatgaatccagtttcatccttactattttttattttgtccatttcacccatacaaatttttactcgtccattagaaccgtgttttaaaaatatttgaacaaatgacccattttccgtaagtAAAACTGGCCTCAGGGACAAAGTTACTGTTTTGATGTAGAGATTGCTTTGTCGTGTAAATACAAAACCGTAATATAGTAGTAACAATGACATGGGTCCAACCGTATATTACATTACGGGCGATGAGTATATCGATGGGAACATATAGAAGCAATCCTACTCGTATCCACAATATCCAATCAAGTATGCGTATAAATATTATGATATCGCGTTTCTTCTACGCATCATGAACTTCTTCTCTGATCAGACATGTTTCGATCTAGAAT
Coding sequences within:
- the LOC113275366 gene encoding transcription factor MYB20-like, whose protein sequence is MGRQPCCEKVGLKKGPWTAEEDKKLINFILTNGQCCWRAVPKLAGLLRCGKSCRLRWTNYLRPDLKRGLLSESEEQMVIDLHARLGNRWSKIASNLPGRTDNEIKNHWNTHIKKKLKKMGIDPLTHQPLVPAATSTTNVDNHHLQKPNQQYSPVIDITESGTENSQHSSMTDDDQTKGVELETNTTGNSDGFCTDEVPLIQPHEILVNCNQKNNNSSSSVTSSSASSSSSSSSSEINEELGFPNLDWPEYTNMVSGGGIWDDFNCWEYLCDDLLLDGSSRKLSVNNNINTQHDLSFNHYDQYHRNNILEEEAWKFELL